A stretch of DNA from Micromonospora sp. WMMD1155:
CTGCACGCCGCCCGACTCACCCCGGGCGACGAGGTCACCATCCCCGACGCGCCCTTCGTGCACCTGTACGTGCCTGACGGCACAGTGACGCTGGAGGGCAGCGGGCCGCTCAACACCGGCGACGCCGCCCGACTGACCATGACCGGCGGCCGACGGGTCACCGCCGACGAACCGGCCGAGATCCTCGTCTGGGAGATGCACGCCACGATCAACTGACCGGGTGCTGCCCGCACAGCCGACGTCTCCCGTGGTCGGTGGTCTCCCGCGATCGGGGCGCCCTCCACGGCGCGGTCGTCTCCCGCGATCCGCGGCCAGCATGATCGTGCCCGAACATGGATGTAGTGGCCTCCCCGCGTCGCGGAGGCCACTACATCAAGGATCGAGCGATCGGGCCGTGGGCCGTGGTTTGTCTTACGCTGGCGACTCGGTGCGGTCGGCGGCCCACGTGGTGTGGAACGAGCCGTCCCGGTCCACCCGCTGGTAGGTGTGCGCGCCGAAGTTGTCCCGCAGGCCCTGGATCAGCGCGGCGGGAAGCCGCTCGGCGCGTAGCGCGTCGAAGTACGCCAGCGACGACGAGAACGCGGGCGTCGGCACACCGGCCCGGGTCGCGTCGCCCACCACCCGTCGCCAGCTCGGCACACCGGCCGCGACGGCGTCGGCGAAGTACGGTGCGACCAGCAGCGTCGGCAGGTCGGGCTGCTGGTCGTACGCCTCACGGATGCGGTCGAGGAAGCGGGCCCGGATGATGCAGCCGCCCCGCCAGATGGTCGCCGTGCCGCCGAGGTCGATGTCCCAGTCGTACTCCTGGCTGCCGGCCCGGATGTGGTCGAAGCCCTGCGCGTACGCGACGATCTTGGAAGCGAGCAGCGCCCGGCGGACGTCCTCGACGAACGCGTCCCGGTCGGTGACCTGCCACTTCTCGCCCGCGTCCGGGAACGCCCGGCGGGCGGCCTCCCGCTGGTCGACGTGCCCGGACAGGGAGCGGGCGAAGGTCGCCTCGGCGATCCCGGTGATCGGGATGCCCAGGTCCAGGGCGCTCTGCACGGTCCACCGACCGGTGCCCTTCTGCTCGGCCCGGTCCTGCACGATGTCCACGAACGGCCGGCCGGTCTCCGCGTCGGTGTGCGCGAGCACGTCGGCGGTGATCTCGATGAGGAACGACTCCAGCTCGCCGTCGTTCCAGTCGCGGAAGA
This window harbors:
- the gndA gene encoding NADP-dependent phosphogluconate dehydrogenase, producing MAEQARAQIGVTGLAVMGRNVARNLARNGFTVAVHNRSPERTRSLVAEHGDEGTFVPGETMADFVASLERPRAVIVMVKAGAPTDAVIDELVPLLEEGDIIVDCGNAHFADTRRREEALRAQGLHFSGTGVSGGEEGALLGPSIMPGGSAESYAKLGPMFEKIAAQVDGVPCCMHVGPDGAGHFVKMVHNGIEYADMQLIAEAYDLLRSGLDAKPAEIAEIFRDWNDGELESFLIEITADVLAHTDAETGRPFVDIVQDRAEQKGTGRWTVQSALDLGIPITGIAEATFARSLSGHVDQREAARRAFPDAGEKWQVTDRDAFVEDVRRALLASKIVAYAQGFDHIRAGSQEYDWDIDLGGTATIWRGGCIIRARFLDRIREAYDQQPDLPTLLVAPYFADAVAAGVPSWRRVVGDATRAGVPTPAFSSSLAYFDALRAERLPAALIQGLRDNFGAHTYQRVDRDGSFHTTWAADRTESPA